The Sardina pilchardus chromosome 19, fSarPil1.1, whole genome shotgun sequence genome window below encodes:
- the ppp1r17 gene encoding protein phosphatase 1, regulatory subunit 17-like: MSTGCVRSPPETAEHRLQGQEAHYGLCEPQETLRMERQKERGSGELHADDQHDDQEHKKPRRKDTPVLNTHPLIPGVRQMKGEARLIHLEDEEKDVKN; encoded by the exons ATGTCTACTGGCTGTGTGAGGTCACCCCCGGAGACAGCGGAACACAGGCTGCAGGGTCAGGAAGCACACT aTGGTCTGTGTGAGCCGCAGGAGACGCTGAGGATGGAGAGGCAGAAGGAGCGCGGCTCTGGAGAGCTCCACGCCGATGACCAGCACGATGACCAGGAACACAAGAAGCCTCGCAGGAAAGACACACCTGTGCTCAATACCCATCCCCTCATCCCAG GCGTGAGGCAGATGAAAGGGGAGGCTCGTCTGATTCACCTGGAGGACGAGGAGAAAGACGTGAAGAACTAG
- the itprid1 gene encoding uncharacterized protein itprid1 isoform X1, translated as MAADTAAEKRANLLASRARWGKAHRPADKPPNTGGTGDYKQDSIQQWLISINRVDEKVEPVQKSAAEPLRRNASAEDDLVLGVEASIYGNPGARTVKEFLRSSLSSSTLPRWNSLTSAFSTQSSPLSVMDVLNLWSDDPEEVLFDLGFGVEEPDITGRIPARFINNQSQARGINLQVFLDAQKNRMDIENPDVRNRFRQLEVLHQVTTAFNSLVGGGAGGGPSSSQAALANMSPEAREKRKRMGMLLRRASKKTLTQARASQERPLSPVADSPADPTADPEQPAPPPTPVATHLAEKRGVLKRSRTSLVENGSLAPLVEEQGPLQEPSEVQPQTVVSPLGLQESPARLRGIREPRSLVPTPPLRKRSPGEPMESFELEEIQSFDEGSVSGSVTGMADCIGESERGFLSRGESSVVRTNSCQSDSSGFLEEPFIPVASQAPSPGPELMKALNAMSSSTESQGTLRGSQEPSPTSPTFPDPLFSSLPPAPHPDAPTSDPAESTAAPAGEERPATPPDAPPEVLPAGSSVDPTGGEYDAASAEVREDASAMGADQSCQNLECVGCVNTDSRRSSYTAEDQSCPFLESCQNLECVGCVNTDSRRSSYAAEDQSCPLLESCPKLECVGCVNTDSRQSSHTAEDQSCPLLESCQNLECVGCVNTDSRRSSSAAEDQSCPFLESCQNLECVGCVNTDSRRSSSAAEDVTCDGASVTAESPEGGEQPSSELDNEPRPHVRERAISVVLEPTLNEEGVSNVRDEGSTGEVSARDGVVSLIVSVSAIKEREVSECREAEEEEEEGVERVVSQQAVTEHVQCEPVVSETADSQSKASESAACTVNGNASKSVVSKCENVSEHTVREDAPNQGAQMSTTETSQLVDSHELSNGSSVDGDSALMEGTSVDGDSVPMEPSRTDGRPRLPGRSVSVQMRSSLVPASQTALRKGVAQDTLSDVAQRRDAFSRRAWSEAEMPPPAPQSLAEEIPELASTGPFWRSRDSSQGFGKFQTRSVSLDTGLSWEEDDGRLDGVLMAGRAARRCQCQCLCCTQHGPHTDLSQPASALPYSLDELEGMVRGVKRFRDVLTDVEERLGHEQASVYEDLSVTDREEVRDVLELRAAVKQEARELELQLADLVQHYDGSVKMKISRLLDEQSHLCSQLKIQPSDRPRPYPASSRSVAIQCSLLPVTDTIDPQPPPHDLSRSTKQGKLDFVGFIQNLKNSIHQSISNDSLE; from the exons ATGGCCGCTGACACAGCTGCGGAGAAAAGGGCAAACCTGCTCGCCTCCAGGGCGAGATGGGGGAAGGCACACAGACCTGCTGACAAGCCCCCAAACACTGGAGGAACAG GAGACTACAAGCAAGACAGCATCCAGCAGTGGCTTATTTCCATTAACAG GGTTGATGAGAAAGTTGAACCAGTTCAGAAGTCTGCAG CGGAGCCTCTGCGGAGAAATGCTAGTGCTGAGGATGACTTAGTGCTGGGCGTGGAAG cATCTATATATGGTAATCCAGGAGCCAGGACTGTCAAGGAGTTTTTGCG GTCGTCACTGTCCAGCTCTACTCTACCCCGGTGGAACAGCTTGACCTCAGCCTTCTCTACGCAGTCCAGCCCATTGAG TGTCATGGATGTGCTGAACCTGTGGAGCGATGACCCTGAGGAGGTGCTGTTTGACCTCGGTTTCGGCGTTGAGGAACCGGACATCACGGGACGGATCCCTGCCCGCTTCATCAACAACCAGTCCCAAGCCCGCGGGATCAATCTACAGGTGTTTCTGGACGCCCAGAAGAACCGTATGGACATCGAAAACCCAGATGTCAGAA ATCGATTCCGGCAGTTGGAGGTTCTCCACCAGGTCACCACTGCCTTCAACTCCCTGGTGGGCGGAGGTGCCGGTGGGGGTCCGTCGAGCTCGCAGGCGGCCCTGGCCAACATGTCCCCCGAGGCGCGGGAGAAGAGGAAGCGCATGGGCATGCTGCTGCGCCGGGCCTCCAAGAAGACGCTGACGCAGGCCAGGGCCTCCCAGGAGCGGCCGCTCAGCCCAGTCGCAGACTCCCCCGCCGACCCTACAGCCGACCCCGAGCAGCCCGCACCACCGCCGACGCCTGTGGCCACGCACCTGGCCGAGAAGCGCGGCGTCCTCAAGCGCTCCAGGACGAGCCTGGTGGAGAACGGCAGCCTCGCCCCTctggtggaggagcaggggcCTCTCCAGGAGCCCTCCGAGGTCCAGCCCCAGACCGTGGTGTCGCCCTTGGGCCTCCAAGAGAGCCCTGCCAGGCTGAGGGGCATCAGGGAGCCCCGGTCCCTGGTTCCTACCCCTCCACTCAGGAAGAGGAGCCCAGGAGAGCCCATGGAGTCTTTTGAACTGGAGGAG ATCCAGAGCTTCGATGAGGGCAGTGTGTCTGGCAGTGTGACTGGGATGGCAGACTGCATAG GCGAGAGTGAACGCGGGTTCCTGTCACGAGGCGAGTCCAGCGTGGTCCGAACCAACAGCTGCCAGTCGGACAGTAGCGGGTTCTTGGAAGAACCTTTCATCCCCGTCGCGTCCCAGGCTCCCTCCCCAGGCCCGGAGCTCATGAAG GCGCTGAATGCCATGTCTAGCAGCACAGAGAGCCAGGGGACGCTGAGGGGAAGCCAGGAACCCTCGCCCACCTCGCCCACCTTCCCCgaccccctcttctcctcgctCCCTCCCGCGCCCCACCCAGACGCCCCCACCTCCGACCCGGCCGAGTCCACCGCAGCTCCTGCGGGCGAGGAGAGGCCGGCGACCCCCCCAGACGCCCCCCCGGAGGTGCTGCCTGCGGGTTCGTCCGTGGACCCGACGGGCGGCGAATACGACGCTGCTTCTGCTGAGGTCAGAGAGGATGCCAGTGCCATGGGCGCTGACCAGTCCTGTCAGAATCTAGAGTGCGTTGGCTGTGTGAACACTGACAGCCGACGGTCCAGTTATACTGCGGAGGACCAGTCCTGTCCATTCTTAGAGTCCTGTCAGAACTTAGAGTGCGTTGGCTGTGTGAACACTGACAGCCGACGGTCCAGTTATGCTGCGGAGGACCAGTCCTGTCCATTGTTAGAGTCCTGTCCGAAATTAGAGTGCGTTGGCTGTGTGAACACTGACAGCCGACAGTCCAGTCATACTGCGGAGGACCAGTCCTGTCCATTGTTAGAGTCCTGTCAGAACTTAGAGTGCGTTGGCTGTGTGAACACTGACAGCCGACGGTCCAGTTCTGCTGCGGAGGACCAGTCCTGTCCATTCTTAGAGTCCTGTCAGAACTTAGAGTGCGTTGGCTGTGTGAACACTGACAGCCGACGGTCCAGTTCTGCTGCGGAGGACGTGACATGTGATGGGGCCAGTGTGACTGCTGAGAGCCCGGAGGGAGGTGAACAACCTTCATCTGAACTGGACAATGAGCCACGGCCGCACGTCAGGGAACGTGCCATCAGTGTGGTCCTTGAACCAACGCTCAATGAAGAGGGTGTTAGTAATGTACGTGATGAAGGCTCGACCGGCGAGGTCTCGGCTCGTGACGGAGTTGTCAGTCTGatcgtgagtgtgagtgcaatAAAGGAACGTGAGGTGAGTGAATGTCGcgaggctgaggaggaggaggaggagggtgtggaGCGTGTGGTTAGTCAGCAAGCTGTGACCGAGCATGTGCAGTGTGAACCTGTGGTCAGTGAGACAGCAGACAGTCAGAGCAAGGCAAGTGAATCTGCGGCTTGTACCGTAAATGGCAACGCTAGCAAGAGTGTGGTTAGCAAATGTGAGAATGTTAGCGAACACACTGTCAGGGAAGATGCGCCAAACCAAGGCGCACAGATGTCCACCACAGAAACATCTCAACTTGTAGACTCCCATGAACTTTCAAATGGCTCATCGGTTGACGGGGATAGTGCACTTATGGAGGGGACGTCAGTAGACGGAGATAGTGTCCCTATGGAACCTTCCAGAACAGACGGAAGGCCTCGTCTTCCGGGACGGTCGGTGTCGGTGCAGATGCGCTCGTCGCTGGTGCCCGCTTCCCAGACTGCCCTTAGGAAAGGCGTCGCCCAAGACACTCTCAGTGATGTGGCACAGAGGCGGGACGCTTTCTCCAGGAGGGCGTGGTCTGAAGCCGAAATGCCCCCGCCCGCCCCACAGAGCCTCGCCGAGGAGATACCAGAGCTGGCGTCCACCGGTCCGTTTTGGCGATCCCGGGACAGCTCGCAAGGGTTCGGAAAGTTCCAGACGCGGTCGGTCTCCTTGGATACGGGGCTGTCGTGGGAGGAGGACGACGGGCGGCTGGATGGCGTGCTGATGGCGGGCAGAGCGGCTCGCAGGTGCCAGTGCCAGTGTCTCTGCTGCACACAGCACGgcccacacacagacctgtCACAGCCAGCCTCCGCTCTcccc TATTCTCTGGACGAGCTGGAGGGCATGGTGCGGGGCGTGAAGAGGTTCCGCGATGTCCTCACCGACGTGGAGGAGCGGCTGGGTCACGAACAGGCCTCGGTGTACGAGGACCTCTCAGTCACCGACAG ggaggaggtgagggacGTGCTGGAGCTCAGGGCTGCGGTCAAGCAGGAGGCTCGGGAGCTAGAGCTGCAGCTGGCTGACCTGGTCCAGCACTACGACGGCAGCGTCAAAATG AAGATCAGCAGGCTTCTGGATGAACAGTCTCATCTCTGCTCTCAGCTGAAGATACAGCCCTCAGATAGGCCCCGCCCATATCCCGCCTCCAGCAGAAGTGTGGCCATTCAGTGTAGCCTGCTGCCTGTGACGGACACGATTGacccccagccccctccccaTGACTTAAGTCGCAGCACAAAGCAAGGCAAGCTGGACTTCGTAGGGTTCATCCAAAAT cTGAAGAATTCGATCCACCAGTCCATCAGTAATGACTCGCTGGAGTGA
- the itprid1 gene encoding uncharacterized protein itprid1 isoform X3 has translation MDVLNLWSDDPEEVLFDLGFGVEEPDITGRIPARFINNQSQARGINLQVFLDAQKNRMDIENPDVRNRFRQLEVLHQVTTAFNSLVGGGAGGGPSSSQAALANMSPEAREKRKRMGMLLRRASKKTLTQARASQERPLSPVADSPADPTADPEQPAPPPTPVATHLAEKRGVLKRSRTSLVENGSLAPLVEEQGPLQEPSEVQPQTVVSPLGLQESPARLRGIREPRSLVPTPPLRKRSPGEPMESFELEEIQSFDEGSVSGSVTGMADCIGESERGFLSRGESSVVRTNSCQSDSSGFLEEPFIPVASQAPSPGPELMKALNAMSSSTESQGTLRGSQEPSPTSPTFPDPLFSSLPPAPHPDAPTSDPAESTAAPAGEERPATPPDAPPEVLPAGSSVDPTGGEYDAASAEVREDASAMGADQSCQNLECVGCVNTDSRRSSYTAEDQSCPFLESCQNLECVGCVNTDSRRSSYAAEDQSCPLLESCPKLECVGCVNTDSRQSSHTAEDQSCPLLESCQNLECVGCVNTDSRRSSSAAEDQSCPFLESCQNLECVGCVNTDSRRSSSAAEDVTCDGASVTAESPEGGEQPSSELDNEPRPHVRERAISVVLEPTLNEEGVSNVRDEGSTGEVSARDGVVSLIVSVSAIKEREVSECREAEEEEEEGVERVVSQQAVTEHVQCEPVVSETADSQSKASESAACTVNGNASKSVVSKCENVSEHTVREDAPNQGAQMSTTETSQLVDSHELSNGSSVDGDSALMEGTSVDGDSVPMEPSRTDGRPRLPGRSVSVQMRSSLVPASQTALRKGVAQDTLSDVAQRRDAFSRRAWSEAEMPPPAPQSLAEEIPELASTGPFWRSRDSSQGFGKFQTRSVSLDTGLSWEEDDGRLDGVLMAGRAARRCQCQCLCCTQHGPHTDLSQPASALPYSLDELEGMVRGVKRFRDVLTDVEERLGHEQASVYEDLSVTDREEVRDVLELRAAVKQEARELELQLADLVQHYDGSVKMKISRLLDEQSHLCSQLKIQPSDRPRPYPASSRSVAIQCSLLPVTDTIDPQPPPHDLSRSTKQGKLDFVGFIQNLKNSIHQSISNDSLE, from the exons ATGGATGTGCTGAACCTGTGGAGCGATGACCCTGAGGAGGTGCTGTTTGACCTCGGTTTCGGCGTTGAGGAACCGGACATCACGGGACGGATCCCTGCCCGCTTCATCAACAACCAGTCCCAAGCCCGCGGGATCAATCTACAGGTGTTTCTGGACGCCCAGAAGAACCGTATGGACATCGAAAACCCAGATGTCAGAA ATCGATTCCGGCAGTTGGAGGTTCTCCACCAGGTCACCACTGCCTTCAACTCCCTGGTGGGCGGAGGTGCCGGTGGGGGTCCGTCGAGCTCGCAGGCGGCCCTGGCCAACATGTCCCCCGAGGCGCGGGAGAAGAGGAAGCGCATGGGCATGCTGCTGCGCCGGGCCTCCAAGAAGACGCTGACGCAGGCCAGGGCCTCCCAGGAGCGGCCGCTCAGCCCAGTCGCAGACTCCCCCGCCGACCCTACAGCCGACCCCGAGCAGCCCGCACCACCGCCGACGCCTGTGGCCACGCACCTGGCCGAGAAGCGCGGCGTCCTCAAGCGCTCCAGGACGAGCCTGGTGGAGAACGGCAGCCTCGCCCCTctggtggaggagcaggggcCTCTCCAGGAGCCCTCCGAGGTCCAGCCCCAGACCGTGGTGTCGCCCTTGGGCCTCCAAGAGAGCCCTGCCAGGCTGAGGGGCATCAGGGAGCCCCGGTCCCTGGTTCCTACCCCTCCACTCAGGAAGAGGAGCCCAGGAGAGCCCATGGAGTCTTTTGAACTGGAGGAG ATCCAGAGCTTCGATGAGGGCAGTGTGTCTGGCAGTGTGACTGGGATGGCAGACTGCATAG GCGAGAGTGAACGCGGGTTCCTGTCACGAGGCGAGTCCAGCGTGGTCCGAACCAACAGCTGCCAGTCGGACAGTAGCGGGTTCTTGGAAGAACCTTTCATCCCCGTCGCGTCCCAGGCTCCCTCCCCAGGCCCGGAGCTCATGAAG GCGCTGAATGCCATGTCTAGCAGCACAGAGAGCCAGGGGACGCTGAGGGGAAGCCAGGAACCCTCGCCCACCTCGCCCACCTTCCCCgaccccctcttctcctcgctCCCTCCCGCGCCCCACCCAGACGCCCCCACCTCCGACCCGGCCGAGTCCACCGCAGCTCCTGCGGGCGAGGAGAGGCCGGCGACCCCCCCAGACGCCCCCCCGGAGGTGCTGCCTGCGGGTTCGTCCGTGGACCCGACGGGCGGCGAATACGACGCTGCTTCTGCTGAGGTCAGAGAGGATGCCAGTGCCATGGGCGCTGACCAGTCCTGTCAGAATCTAGAGTGCGTTGGCTGTGTGAACACTGACAGCCGACGGTCCAGTTATACTGCGGAGGACCAGTCCTGTCCATTCTTAGAGTCCTGTCAGAACTTAGAGTGCGTTGGCTGTGTGAACACTGACAGCCGACGGTCCAGTTATGCTGCGGAGGACCAGTCCTGTCCATTGTTAGAGTCCTGTCCGAAATTAGAGTGCGTTGGCTGTGTGAACACTGACAGCCGACAGTCCAGTCATACTGCGGAGGACCAGTCCTGTCCATTGTTAGAGTCCTGTCAGAACTTAGAGTGCGTTGGCTGTGTGAACACTGACAGCCGACGGTCCAGTTCTGCTGCGGAGGACCAGTCCTGTCCATTCTTAGAGTCCTGTCAGAACTTAGAGTGCGTTGGCTGTGTGAACACTGACAGCCGACGGTCCAGTTCTGCTGCGGAGGACGTGACATGTGATGGGGCCAGTGTGACTGCTGAGAGCCCGGAGGGAGGTGAACAACCTTCATCTGAACTGGACAATGAGCCACGGCCGCACGTCAGGGAACGTGCCATCAGTGTGGTCCTTGAACCAACGCTCAATGAAGAGGGTGTTAGTAATGTACGTGATGAAGGCTCGACCGGCGAGGTCTCGGCTCGTGACGGAGTTGTCAGTCTGatcgtgagtgtgagtgcaatAAAGGAACGTGAGGTGAGTGAATGTCGcgaggctgaggaggaggaggaggagggtgtggaGCGTGTGGTTAGTCAGCAAGCTGTGACCGAGCATGTGCAGTGTGAACCTGTGGTCAGTGAGACAGCAGACAGTCAGAGCAAGGCAAGTGAATCTGCGGCTTGTACCGTAAATGGCAACGCTAGCAAGAGTGTGGTTAGCAAATGTGAGAATGTTAGCGAACACACTGTCAGGGAAGATGCGCCAAACCAAGGCGCACAGATGTCCACCACAGAAACATCTCAACTTGTAGACTCCCATGAACTTTCAAATGGCTCATCGGTTGACGGGGATAGTGCACTTATGGAGGGGACGTCAGTAGACGGAGATAGTGTCCCTATGGAACCTTCCAGAACAGACGGAAGGCCTCGTCTTCCGGGACGGTCGGTGTCGGTGCAGATGCGCTCGTCGCTGGTGCCCGCTTCCCAGACTGCCCTTAGGAAAGGCGTCGCCCAAGACACTCTCAGTGATGTGGCACAGAGGCGGGACGCTTTCTCCAGGAGGGCGTGGTCTGAAGCCGAAATGCCCCCGCCCGCCCCACAGAGCCTCGCCGAGGAGATACCAGAGCTGGCGTCCACCGGTCCGTTTTGGCGATCCCGGGACAGCTCGCAAGGGTTCGGAAAGTTCCAGACGCGGTCGGTCTCCTTGGATACGGGGCTGTCGTGGGAGGAGGACGACGGGCGGCTGGATGGCGTGCTGATGGCGGGCAGAGCGGCTCGCAGGTGCCAGTGCCAGTGTCTCTGCTGCACACAGCACGgcccacacacagacctgtCACAGCCAGCCTCCGCTCTcccc TATTCTCTGGACGAGCTGGAGGGCATGGTGCGGGGCGTGAAGAGGTTCCGCGATGTCCTCACCGACGTGGAGGAGCGGCTGGGTCACGAACAGGCCTCGGTGTACGAGGACCTCTCAGTCACCGACAG ggaggaggtgagggacGTGCTGGAGCTCAGGGCTGCGGTCAAGCAGGAGGCTCGGGAGCTAGAGCTGCAGCTGGCTGACCTGGTCCAGCACTACGACGGCAGCGTCAAAATG AAGATCAGCAGGCTTCTGGATGAACAGTCTCATCTCTGCTCTCAGCTGAAGATACAGCCCTCAGATAGGCCCCGCCCATATCCCGCCTCCAGCAGAAGTGTGGCCATTCAGTGTAGCCTGCTGCCTGTGACGGACACGATTGacccccagccccctccccaTGACTTAAGTCGCAGCACAAAGCAAGGCAAGCTGGACTTCGTAGGGTTCATCCAAAAT cTGAAGAATTCGATCCACCAGTCCATCAGTAATGACTCGCTGGAGTGA
- the itprid1 gene encoding uncharacterized protein itprid1 isoform X2, giving the protein MAADTAAEKRANLLASRARWGKAHRPADKPPNTGGTGDYKQDSIQQWLISINRVDEKVEPVQKSAAEPLRRNASAEDDLVLGVEASIYGNPGARTVKEFLRSSLSSSTLPRWNSLTSAFSTQSSPLSVMDVLNLWSDDPEEVLFDLGFGVEEPDITGRIPARFINNQSQARGINLQVFLDAQKNRMDIENPDVRNRFRQLEVLHQVTTAFNSLVGGGAGGGPSSSQAALANMSPEAREKRKRMGMLLRRASKKTLTQARASQERPLSPVADSPADPTADPEQPAPPPTPVATHLAEKRGVLKRSRTSLVENGSLAPLVEEQGPLQEPSEVQPQTVVSPLGLQESPARLRGIREPRSLVPTPPLRKRSPGEPMESFELEEIQSFDEGSVSGSVTGMADCIGESERGFLSRGESSVVRTNSCQSDSSGFLEEPFIPVASQAPSPGPELMKALNAMSSSTESQGTLRGSQEPSPTSPTFPDPLFSSLPPAPHPDAPTSDPAESTAAPAGEERPATPPDAPPEVLPAGSSVDPTGGEYDAASAEVREDASAMGADQSCQNLECVGCVNTDSRRSSYTAEDQSCPFLESCQNLECVGCVNTDSRRSSYAAEDQSCPLLESCPKLECVGCVNTDSRQSSHTAEDQSCPLLESCQNLECVGCVNTDSRRSSSAAEDQSCPFLESCQNLECVGCVNTDSRRSSSAAEDVTCDGASVTAESPEGGEQPSSELDNEPRPHVRERAISVVLEPTLNEEGVSNVRDEGSTGEVSARDGVVSLIVSVSAIKEREVSECREAEEEEEEGVERVVSQQAVTEHVQCEPVVSETADSQSKASESAACTVNGNASKSVVSKCENVSEHTVREDAPNQGAQMSTTETSQLVDSHELSNGSSVDGDSALMEGTSVDGDSVPMEPSRTDGRPRLPGRSVSVQMRSSLVPASQTALRKGVAQDTLSDVAQRRDAFSRRAWSEAEMPPPAPQSLAEEIPELASTGPFWRSRDSSQGFGKFQTRSVSLDTGLSWEEDDGRLDGVLMAGRAARRCQCQCLCCTQHGPHTDLSQPASALPYSLDELEGMVRGVKRFRDVLTDVEERLGHEQASVYEDLSVTDREEVRDVLELRAAVKQEARELELQLADLVQHYDGSVKMKISRLLDEQSHLCSQLKIQPSDRPRPYPASSRSVAIQCSLLPVTDTIDPQPPPHDLSRSTKQAEEFDPPVHQ; this is encoded by the exons ATGGCCGCTGACACAGCTGCGGAGAAAAGGGCAAACCTGCTCGCCTCCAGGGCGAGATGGGGGAAGGCACACAGACCTGCTGACAAGCCCCCAAACACTGGAGGAACAG GAGACTACAAGCAAGACAGCATCCAGCAGTGGCTTATTTCCATTAACAG GGTTGATGAGAAAGTTGAACCAGTTCAGAAGTCTGCAG CGGAGCCTCTGCGGAGAAATGCTAGTGCTGAGGATGACTTAGTGCTGGGCGTGGAAG cATCTATATATGGTAATCCAGGAGCCAGGACTGTCAAGGAGTTTTTGCG GTCGTCACTGTCCAGCTCTACTCTACCCCGGTGGAACAGCTTGACCTCAGCCTTCTCTACGCAGTCCAGCCCATTGAG TGTCATGGATGTGCTGAACCTGTGGAGCGATGACCCTGAGGAGGTGCTGTTTGACCTCGGTTTCGGCGTTGAGGAACCGGACATCACGGGACGGATCCCTGCCCGCTTCATCAACAACCAGTCCCAAGCCCGCGGGATCAATCTACAGGTGTTTCTGGACGCCCAGAAGAACCGTATGGACATCGAAAACCCAGATGTCAGAA ATCGATTCCGGCAGTTGGAGGTTCTCCACCAGGTCACCACTGCCTTCAACTCCCTGGTGGGCGGAGGTGCCGGTGGGGGTCCGTCGAGCTCGCAGGCGGCCCTGGCCAACATGTCCCCCGAGGCGCGGGAGAAGAGGAAGCGCATGGGCATGCTGCTGCGCCGGGCCTCCAAGAAGACGCTGACGCAGGCCAGGGCCTCCCAGGAGCGGCCGCTCAGCCCAGTCGCAGACTCCCCCGCCGACCCTACAGCCGACCCCGAGCAGCCCGCACCACCGCCGACGCCTGTGGCCACGCACCTGGCCGAGAAGCGCGGCGTCCTCAAGCGCTCCAGGACGAGCCTGGTGGAGAACGGCAGCCTCGCCCCTctggtggaggagcaggggcCTCTCCAGGAGCCCTCCGAGGTCCAGCCCCAGACCGTGGTGTCGCCCTTGGGCCTCCAAGAGAGCCCTGCCAGGCTGAGGGGCATCAGGGAGCCCCGGTCCCTGGTTCCTACCCCTCCACTCAGGAAGAGGAGCCCAGGAGAGCCCATGGAGTCTTTTGAACTGGAGGAG ATCCAGAGCTTCGATGAGGGCAGTGTGTCTGGCAGTGTGACTGGGATGGCAGACTGCATAG GCGAGAGTGAACGCGGGTTCCTGTCACGAGGCGAGTCCAGCGTGGTCCGAACCAACAGCTGCCAGTCGGACAGTAGCGGGTTCTTGGAAGAACCTTTCATCCCCGTCGCGTCCCAGGCTCCCTCCCCAGGCCCGGAGCTCATGAAG GCGCTGAATGCCATGTCTAGCAGCACAGAGAGCCAGGGGACGCTGAGGGGAAGCCAGGAACCCTCGCCCACCTCGCCCACCTTCCCCgaccccctcttctcctcgctCCCTCCCGCGCCCCACCCAGACGCCCCCACCTCCGACCCGGCCGAGTCCACCGCAGCTCCTGCGGGCGAGGAGAGGCCGGCGACCCCCCCAGACGCCCCCCCGGAGGTGCTGCCTGCGGGTTCGTCCGTGGACCCGACGGGCGGCGAATACGACGCTGCTTCTGCTGAGGTCAGAGAGGATGCCAGTGCCATGGGCGCTGACCAGTCCTGTCAGAATCTAGAGTGCGTTGGCTGTGTGAACACTGACAGCCGACGGTCCAGTTATACTGCGGAGGACCAGTCCTGTCCATTCTTAGAGTCCTGTCAGAACTTAGAGTGCGTTGGCTGTGTGAACACTGACAGCCGACGGTCCAGTTATGCTGCGGAGGACCAGTCCTGTCCATTGTTAGAGTCCTGTCCGAAATTAGAGTGCGTTGGCTGTGTGAACACTGACAGCCGACAGTCCAGTCATACTGCGGAGGACCAGTCCTGTCCATTGTTAGAGTCCTGTCAGAACTTAGAGTGCGTTGGCTGTGTGAACACTGACAGCCGACGGTCCAGTTCTGCTGCGGAGGACCAGTCCTGTCCATTCTTAGAGTCCTGTCAGAACTTAGAGTGCGTTGGCTGTGTGAACACTGACAGCCGACGGTCCAGTTCTGCTGCGGAGGACGTGACATGTGATGGGGCCAGTGTGACTGCTGAGAGCCCGGAGGGAGGTGAACAACCTTCATCTGAACTGGACAATGAGCCACGGCCGCACGTCAGGGAACGTGCCATCAGTGTGGTCCTTGAACCAACGCTCAATGAAGAGGGTGTTAGTAATGTACGTGATGAAGGCTCGACCGGCGAGGTCTCGGCTCGTGACGGAGTTGTCAGTCTGatcgtgagtgtgagtgcaatAAAGGAACGTGAGGTGAGTGAATGTCGcgaggctgaggaggaggaggaggagggtgtggaGCGTGTGGTTAGTCAGCAAGCTGTGACCGAGCATGTGCAGTGTGAACCTGTGGTCAGTGAGACAGCAGACAGTCAGAGCAAGGCAAGTGAATCTGCGGCTTGTACCGTAAATGGCAACGCTAGCAAGAGTGTGGTTAGCAAATGTGAGAATGTTAGCGAACACACTGTCAGGGAAGATGCGCCAAACCAAGGCGCACAGATGTCCACCACAGAAACATCTCAACTTGTAGACTCCCATGAACTTTCAAATGGCTCATCGGTTGACGGGGATAGTGCACTTATGGAGGGGACGTCAGTAGACGGAGATAGTGTCCCTATGGAACCTTCCAGAACAGACGGAAGGCCTCGTCTTCCGGGACGGTCGGTGTCGGTGCAGATGCGCTCGTCGCTGGTGCCCGCTTCCCAGACTGCCCTTAGGAAAGGCGTCGCCCAAGACACTCTCAGTGATGTGGCACAGAGGCGGGACGCTTTCTCCAGGAGGGCGTGGTCTGAAGCCGAAATGCCCCCGCCCGCCCCACAGAGCCTCGCCGAGGAGATACCAGAGCTGGCGTCCACCGGTCCGTTTTGGCGATCCCGGGACAGCTCGCAAGGGTTCGGAAAGTTCCAGACGCGGTCGGTCTCCTTGGATACGGGGCTGTCGTGGGAGGAGGACGACGGGCGGCTGGATGGCGTGCTGATGGCGGGCAGAGCGGCTCGCAGGTGCCAGTGCCAGTGTCTCTGCTGCACACAGCACGgcccacacacagacctgtCACAGCCAGCCTCCGCTCTcccc TATTCTCTGGACGAGCTGGAGGGCATGGTGCGGGGCGTGAAGAGGTTCCGCGATGTCCTCACCGACGTGGAGGAGCGGCTGGGTCACGAACAGGCCTCGGTGTACGAGGACCTCTCAGTCACCGACAG ggaggaggtgagggacGTGCTGGAGCTCAGGGCTGCGGTCAAGCAGGAGGCTCGGGAGCTAGAGCTGCAGCTGGCTGACCTGGTCCAGCACTACGACGGCAGCGTCAAAATG AAGATCAGCAGGCTTCTGGATGAACAGTCTCATCTCTGCTCTCAGCTGAAGATACAGCCCTCAGATAGGCCCCGCCCATATCCCGCCTCCAGCAGAAGTGTGGCCATTCAGTGTAGCCTGCTGCCTGTGACGGACACGATTGacccccagccccctccccaTGACTTAAGTCGCAGCACAAAGCAAG cTGAAGAATTCGATCCACCAGTCCATCAGTAA